Sequence from the Solea senegalensis isolate Sse05_10M linkage group LG1, IFAPA_SoseM_1, whole genome shotgun sequence genome:
GAAGATTCAGTCAGCAACGCGGCCTCTAGGCAATTTTCTCAGACTAAAATCACATATATCTAACTTTAAAAATGATCATTGTTTGTTCTAAACCACCTTGTCTTCTCCTTGTCCCTCAGTGTGATATGAGATCAGCTGTTGTTTCGTATCAAAGGGAATTGGTTTGAagtctccagcagcagcaccaccacacAGGCAGAATAACAGCAGCAGGGGCACCACTGAAAAGTAATATACGGTTGGCAATAcatcatgaaataaataaaaatattacagtATGCTGATGGGATCAAAATAAGTCATGAATcaatttctttcattcatttataaaaaaaaagatgtaatgCACACTGTTGCCATGATCTGCCGCTTTCAAAAAAACTCATTGCTTCATGACACCTCTCTTAGCGTGCTACAACATGACGGGTGAGGCAATCTTGCACTGGAAATTTAAGATTATGATCAAAAAGAACCAACCGGGTGGAAGAggaataattaataattgactcacagagcagcaacagcagtccCAGGAGCAGAAGCAGGACACCTCCAACTCCAAGACCTGTCGTCGATGTACTACGCGCAACACAGGCTTTAGTGTCTTTTAGGCAATTGCACACGGTTACGTCCACCACCTGCGCATCACCACATGAAATCCCTTGCTGATCCTTGACCTCCAGTCTCACTTGGTAGATGCCTGGCCACAAGTTGACTTGGTCTCGTAGAATGGCACTAGTTTCTAAGGAGGGATCAGACCCATTAATCATGCTTGAATGTTAACACTTCCTATgtcttaaaatgtaatgtacttGCAGAAGGTAGAAGCTTCCACTTTGCaaaatagatatatatatgtatagttgACATCCGTCTTACCATTGTGATGCTCCACTGTCCATTTCCCCTTGTCGCTTCCATCGATCACAGAGAACTCAAACGGTGCCGAATTGGGGAACTCGTCTTCATCCACCGCTGTGACGTAGATGACTTTATCGTGAAGGCACATTGTCTGAGTCGTAGCTGTTAGCTTTGGACAGTGATCATTGAAGTCCTCCACCTGAATGGCAACGGTGCCTGTGGCAGTTTTTGCGGGAGTGTCTGAATGTGAAAAGAGAGATAAGAGAAAAATCTCATTAGTTTGAACCTTTTCAACACCATATAGAGTTTGTgactcacatttatttttttatttttttttaaaactcaccATTGGTGATGCATATAATTTTGGCATAATATGTTCCATTAATCAAGAACTTGGACTCTCTGTCGGGCAATTTGTTCAGCTTGATATCTGCCGTCTTCTGGTCAATAATCAACCAGTTGTCTTCATCTATGAGTTTTACATACCTGAGAGTATGGAAAATCAAATGCAAGGGCAAAGGATTTAAATTCAGAGACACAAAGCAATATGGCTTTAATAATACTTATTTTACTATTGTAAGCGGCTGTACCGAACGTTGGTGGCCGTCTTCATTGTGTCACTGTCAATTGCAGCATAAGTGGTGATGACTTTGTTGATGGAGGTGACCGTCATGTCCTCAGAGATAGTCACAACTTTGACACTTGGTTGAAAACGGGGACCCTCCTTCTGATTGACCACATTGATGGTCACGGGGTAGGGTCTGGGTACTATTGATGAGCTTTCCGTGTGCATACTACCAAAATTGTATTTGGCTTTGTTGGTAACAATCACACCCAAATTGAGGACCTTTATTTCCTCATAGTCCAGGGCCTGTAGAATCAAGGATTAAACACAGGACATGCAGTTCACATTAGCTTTCATAATAATTGAGTTTACTGCTTCCTTAAATTGTAaaaaagttatgtttttttttgtaccttctTAATCATGATAATTCCCTCGTTGGTCTTGCGATCTGTAGTGATAGTGAAATAGCCCGCCTCATTCCCTGTAACTATTTGATAGACAGCCTCCCAGTTTTCAGTGTGAATCAGATCCATGTCAGTGGCTTTGACTCTCATTACTTCCACATTAACAGTGTTCTCCTCCACACTACCTTcatactgcaaaataaaaacaatacacatgAATAATGACGATGCCAgacagttgaaaaaaaagaagaagttttgGCAATCATGTCACACCCACCGTTTCTTTTTCCAGTACTGCAATATTGTCATTTATGTCCAGAAGTTTTATCTCAACTTCACCAGTTCCTGAATTCCCTCCAGACTGTCCATTCATGTCAGAGGCTATGACAGTCAGCTTGTATGAGTCTTTTgtctacaaaaataaataagaatcaatctttttttttttttggaaaatgtccTCTTATTTGCTTAAATATTGTACACAACCCTTCTTCTCACTGGCTGTGACCCAGCTGCTGGTAAAGCTGTGATTTTGACACGTTTgagcaggaaaatcacaggtactggtactcactcactcaccatcacagggccacacggagacaaacaaccattcactcgcacactcatggtcaatttagagtgtccaatttaatccctaaatctgcatgttcttgAAATATGggaagaaaccggagaacccagagaaaacccacaaacacacgggaagaacatgcacactccatgcagagactgggcaagagtgctaaccactacacccaccGTGTGGCCAGTATGCCTCACCTCCCTGTCCAGAGTGTTCTTTTTAACCCGGATCTCTCCAGTGTCAGAGTTGATGAAGAACATTCCTTCTTTGACACATTCCTCATCGAGCCTGTAGAAGATTTTAGTGTGGGGCGTGTTCGCTTGATCGGCATCGGTAGCTATCACTTTCATAACCAGAGTACCTAGAATTcgacaaagtaaaaaaaataaaaataaaggcgACAAATTGCAGGTGAGAAGGCTCTTGTCCTCACCATAGGTGTCTCATATTACCTGCTACACTTGATTCGTTGACATATCCAATTTGCTGTGTTTGAATGACCGGCGCGTTGTCATTAACGTCCAACACTTCTATTTTGAGGTCAATGTCCTTCTCAGCAAAGGTCCCGTCACTGAATTTTGCCGAACCTTTTAACTACGATAAAAGATATCACCAGTTATTTACCCTGTATAACTTAATTATATGAGTATAAATGGACAATGTTTTAAGAACAGTTTTCTTAAATGCCGTTACCACATAGAAGGATCTCTCCTCTCGGTCTAGAATGGAATGGATTTTCACATAGCCACTGTTCTGATTGATGGAAAATACTCCAATGGGTGGCTGGTCAACACCAGGCCCtgatatataataaaatatcgCCCTGTCATACTCCTTATCGGATCGaatctgaaacacaaacagaagcacAAAGTCAATCCACCTGATCAGGGCATGTTACCTTcatattacatacatttttaatgtaagaTATTTCTGTTCTGAACAGTATTCTATACGACACAATGGCAAAGATATTGGATCGAGCAAAGTCTCAATTATGATAAGAATAAGCTGTTATTGGCATGTAAATTGTTTGTGCGATCGTCTTCGTTACTACCGGAGATATGGAACGAGATAAGTTTTAGAACATCTAACAGTTGGGTGTGTAGCAGGTGTGTTAGTCTAAACACCTGAACAAAGACGACCCATCAAGGGTATGATCTAAATTATTATGATCGTGGGAGCTTGCCAGTGTCTGAGGGAGCTGTTCTCACACGTACTCATTCACTGCTAGGCTTTCATTAATCACATTACGTCACCAATTAGCCTTACCTTCTTTAGACACACATTAAATGCTACATGTACCTgtcaaaaacccaaaaacattttGTACAATTAAATGACGTGAGATCAAGAATTAGGCTACATACTCGTGCAATACTCTCCAGGCCCCTGTAGTCGTGTCGCTCCTGGAGCTTTCTGGGAGCTACAATCCAGtctcttttgtgtctctgtaacCACGGCCAGTTTCCTTCTGCCCCCACAGGAACTGGCTGCAAGCAGACAAAGCAAGAGTGGAGAAAAGCTGATTAATACTACAACTCATACTATAtaattgttattgtcattaagATACCTTATTTTTGCTCATTTGCTTTGATTTGTGTTATGTTGAACTTCTTTTCCCCTTGTTACATTATGAACGTTTGAGGCCAGAGTCAGTTTTACTGCCAGTAAATTTTAACCAACAAAgaatttgctttttgtttttgttttggtgcattAACAAACACCGTgacaagacatttgaatgtttattgATACAGACAAATCTGCATCAGTAAAGattcaaacttcaaaacaagagaagaaaggttggcaatttaacatttataagTAAATGTAACGATTTTAATAGCATTACCCATATTGCAACTCGCCCTCTACTTGTAACTGCGAGGACATTTGAAACACTGTGTAactggaggaggaaataaaGCGATTTCTGTGCCGTGACCTCCCAGCACAAACAATAAGTGACAGCAAACACGTAAGACGACATATttacttgactttttttccccccgtcaTACGAAAGTGGACACTTCAAAACTTTTCACTACAAAGCGTCAGGagggaaggaagaggagaacCACACCTGTGAACCCCCCCTCCCGTTACTCTAAACCAGACAGGAGAAGAATTTATACCACACAGTGAATAGTTTACTTACAGATGGTAAGAAGAAAAGGGCCAGCAGAGTAAAAACGCTGCACCTCAGCAGTGGAGCCATGGAGCTGCTGCGAAGTAGAAAGTTAGAGACTATCTCCTCAGTTCGACTCTGTGCGCAGTCTGCCGTGGGCTTGTTCCGTGTAGACTTCGACCCCTTCGCAGAGGAGGGAGAACTATGACAAACGAGGCGGTTCCTCCCTCTGTTTGATTGCTCAGTCTACTGCTGataacaggaggaggagggaggtggtgTCCACTTTCAACAGCGGCGATACTTGTGTACGGTTTATAGTCTCTATACGTGGGGGTGAGGGGGGCGTGAACTAAGCTTCAAATCACTTCATCATTCtaacacttttttgtgtgatgattgtgcagtgggtgtgtgtggaacaatgtTTTGGGAAGATTTTGTttagatttgactttttttttttaaataaaagaagaagatgggAGCATTtgtacagaagagtattagataaataaaacaaaaaaacagcatgaattcagaGAAAACATTCTCCGAATTCTGAGACTAAAGAAAGTTAGAAAGTTAAAGAAAGTTCTGATTAAGGTCAGAATTccgaggaaaaaaaagtcaggattGAGaaattaaagttagaattctgagattaaagacataATTCTAGATttcaaagtcagaattatgtctttaatctcagaattcagactttttttttttacatatcgcAAAAAATTGCGATACTCTGAAGGTACAGTGCATAGGATTTAGCGACACCTATTGATGgcgttgcatgttgcagctgaatgtcTCACCTCACACCTCCCCTGCAGGTACGCTGGAGGCACTAATGTGACGAAAATAGATTACAAAGGTAACAAAAATGactaatgtaaacaaaacatgtcatcAAATAGAAgttacatataaaaaaaacatgtttacaaaggattttcaaatgaaaagcaatCATTTGAAATAAGTAATTTTTTACGTTCATGATTATTCCATTAAAGGAAATCCACCACACTCATTTAAGTGAGAGTAAAACCACTTAAAACCATTAAAACCAGTTGTCTGTTTTAACATGGTGGCTGATCAGTGTGTGTaagtagaaataaacaaatgcagctCATGGGAAATATTATGCATTTacttttattgagaaaaaaaactaaggaCAATTAAGCTCAGTGGAATCAGtcacaacatacatttttttcttattttatccTCTTTAtcacctatttatttattattttatctgaCTTGCACTGTGGTCCCTTTTACACCAACTCTGCCACTCCTCTGTAAAACTTCAAATTCACATGTGAAATTCTCGGCAAGTACACCTCACTTTCTATGTTCACCTCTTACAAACACCCAGCTGCACACACTGGACTGGTGTGACTTGGTGAGTTTGTTTTACGGATTAACacagagtggtggtggtggttggggggggggagaaaaatgtGCATGCTGGAACAGTGAGAGTTTGTCTGGACGTGATCCATGAACCCAACACTACTCTGTGGATAAAGGTGTGTAGGGAAGGAAATACAGTATGAGTTTAATCTTTCATAATTGGACAATTAGTTCCTACAAAGGggtcatgtttatttatgtatttactttTAGTCGTTCTTAAACACCTgggccatgtttttttttgttttgtttttaactgtctGTGGAAGTGATTGCTTTGGTTAAGCAATGATTACTTGGCTTTGTGAGTCAGAGGGAAAACACACGACAGTATCAGTGGCTTCACAGATTGAAACAGTTCCAGTCATAATCACTCTGCTACCAACAACACCCCCCTTCAAATCTGACCTGAAATGCAGCAGAACGAGTCTAGGGGAAAACAAGAGCAGTTTTGGGGCAGGTGGTGGTGTTGATGGTGGTGGCCGTGGGTTCTTGTTCATATGTCTTGAGTCCTCAGTGAACTCAGGAGAGCCTTAGGGAAACACTGCAATTAAATACGTAATAGGCCTTTTTGACTGGGCAACAAATACCAGGGTTTAATTCAAAAATCTTTTTTGGAACAATTGCCAAGTCTCAAGCATGTTATTGGTTTCGTCattcaaacagcaaaaaaaaaaaaaagagagagggagggagagtgcaAGAGAGACCAATAACTTGTCTCACCCAAATACTAACCTCACACTGACAACTCCACCCTGCCTCTCTGCTGGCACTCATCCAAAGGGAGTGGAGGTGTGGGTGGAGTCAGGTGCCttgtgaaaactgtgaaaacttGCCTGCCTCAGACATAATAGCTGGACTTGTGCTTTCGTTTCAACCTTTTATCTGAAACGGTCACGGTGTTAGTATACAGACATTTACAGTACGTTACAGTGTGGTGTGCTGACAGGAAGCAACGTAGGGTATGAGGGCTAATTCCCTGTTGTTTTCATGCAGACTATTTCCTAGGCTAGATTTCCCAACATTGCAGTGCCACACCCAGtagataataacaatataacacATGACGTATACTGCCTTTCAAATATGGCCCAATACAACGATGTGACAGAGGTCTTTCATGAGCAAGATGTGACTCCACTTTGACATTTCTTGAGTATTACTCTATTCCACTGAATATGTGGGAGGAAGAGGTCTGACACAGTGTGGCCACTACAATGAGCACAAATATAATGGGCCTGTCTTCTCAAACACTGTGTGCAGCCACTCTGTTTTTAGCTCGGGAGAGACACATCTGGGTATTTTGCTGAATCTGTCTTGCATTTTATGTTAGGAATCCAAGGCTCTGAGGCCTTTCATTATGTCCACGCCCATGACTTACATCAACAGTCTTCCTGACACTTTTTAGCACCTTTCCTGTTTGCAGATTGCTGTTGTCTGACTCCCCAGTATGCCCCCGCCCCCTTCCACCAATTACACTACATGCAGATGGAACATTTCAATAGGACACAGGACTTGTGTTTCTGGCTCTGGCCACTCTCACTGTTATCAGCAGTTTTATAAAGATAGTAAGTAAACGCTTCTTCCCCGTGGGAGCGGAGCCTCCCCCATGCACCAGGCTTCGTTCGGCTCACATTCCTGTGGTGTTaagcgagtcctcttcctcctaCCACAATGCTTGAGTGGAGCCGCAAAAGAGCAGGCAGGGGTCAAACCCTGTGTAGACCATGGTGAGGATTCTCAGGccagacacaaaaaaagcagtaaaaattcaaaatgttcattaactttaacttgtgttattttttaaatataactcAATGTGCAAGAAAAAGTGCCTTTAtctgttttaaataattaagtGGAGATCTTTGggtagtttttaaatgtgtacaattaaaacatgtttgcataACTAAAACATTTTGTGTGCTTTTTAAAGTTCAGATCTCGTCTTATTCTACTTCACACTATATATTCATTGTCATGCTATTATTGCACCTTGTGAATTATTTAGACAACACGTTATAtcttatatttattcatttttttattggcATGCTATTTATTATCAGTCCAGTGACGGCTCTGTTTACTGTGACTCCTTTTCTGAGTTACTAGTTTCCTTATTACTGCTACTTTGTGCTATGTGCTGTTCATTAAatttttcacttattttctttattatttgacACTAAAACTTGTTGAACACAAATACTACCGTCATTACTACTTAGAGCTGCatgataaacattttattttgacagaacTGAACAAGCCTCGAGGTGCAACGTCTTCAACATGACTAATGCACATCCAGCAAACTACTGAACATGAATATGTTATTGCAACATGGTTCACAATTTGGTTAGATCACAATTCTGTGGTCATTTTCGTCAAGTAGTTTAACAAATAACTGCAATGTCTTTCGATTTGGATATTAGATGAAACCCCTGCCTCTAATCCACCCCTCTAGTACAACCCCTTGACTTCCACTGTCACAGGACTTCAGAGGCACCTGCTCTGTTTTAAATACAGTCTGTAGTTTTTGAAGTATAGAGATTTAGATCTCATATGGTACAACTCTAACTCTTTCATGACAGGCGTCATTGTGCCAGTGATCGTCTTGGTGTCTTGCCactctttaaaatgactttccCGCAGAAGACTTAGCCAAGGCTGCCTCCTGCTGGCAGAACCAACATATGGACCAACACATATAAATGCAAACTTGACAGGATTTGACGTGTTCAGAAGGGGAGCAGCTCAATACCAAGCACAACAGCCAAGCTAAGGTGCCTCTCCTTAGCCAGTGACAGTCTGGGTGGGGCAGCCAAAGGTGTGTCCGTCCCATGAGTCACTGCAGCGGTAACGTCTCTTTCTGTCGGCGTTGTCTGAAAGCGCACATGCAGGTgtaggctctttttttttttttgaaacggCGAAACTCTCACAtcattaattcacattttattccAGAGGGCTCACCTTCGCTACAAGTCCGGCGTCCTGCTCCGGGACTTTCTGGAGAGAACTGAGAAGTTTTTCAAAAATggcgaatgttttctttttcaccgTTTGCTCAGTGTTGGTAGGTAACTTTCCTTGATATGCATTGTACTAAGACTGTACTTTATGACTTATTTAAGGGCTCATTAAACCAAACGGCACAGCTACACAATAGGTCTGGTGGAGTTTGTTGTTAATAAACATTTCAATGCGGTAATAAATGCGTTTGAAACCAACAAACTGTGTGCTGCAGATCCTGCTTCGTGTGGAGTCGTGTTATATCCCGGACTCTCTCTATATGCTTGTGCCACAAACAATTCAGCCCGAACAAGAAGTCGCAAGAGGTACGATTCTCCATTATTCCTTCCCTCTCACTAGTTACTAATCACTCGTACGCACCTTGAATGCACCTTCAGTTCGTACGTGATATTTTCCTCCTTTAATTTCACCCGtttattcctcctcttctatctatctatctctgtgTTCAGTTGGAACCGCTGACTGCGACAGTAAAACACTACAAACGACTTTGTCGGACCGAAACTtcaaaatgaagacaaatggaTCAATTGTGCCCGTGACTGAAGTGTACGTGGGAACTGGCGGGCGGACATTTTATGTGCGGGTGCAGGACGGCAATGGACCGCCAAGGGAGATGAAAGTTCACCTTATCCACAGTACACTGAAGGAGCCAAAGGTAAACGCCAGTGTGAGGctattatttattactgtaaCTTGTTCACAGTGGCAATGCGCCTTTCccttctctgtttgtttgctcgTAGAAGAACAAACCCCAGAGCTTCCTGAAGCGTTCCAAAAGGAGGTGGAGTCCTCCACCCTTCAACATCTTAGAGAATGATGCAGGGCCTTTCCCGAAAGACGTTGAAAAGGTAC
This genomic interval carries:
- the LOC122778666 gene encoding desmoglein-2-like — its product is MAPLLRCSVFTLLALFFLPSPVPVGAEGNWPWLQRHKRDWIVAPRKLQERHDYRGLESIARIRSDKEYDRAIFYYISGPGVDQPPIGVFSINQNSGYVKIHSILDREERSFYVLKGSAKFSDGTFAEKDIDLKIEVLDVNDNAPVIQTQQIGYVNESSVAGTLVMKVIATDADQANTPHTKIFYRLDEECVKEGMFFINSDTGEIRVKKNTLDRETKDSYKLTVIASDMNGQSGGNSGTGEVEIKLLDINDNIAVLEKETYEGSVEENTVNVEVMRVKATDMDLIHTENWEAVYQIVTGNEAGYFTITTDRKTNEGIIMIKKALDYEEIKVLNLGVIVTNKAKYNFGSMHTESSSIVPRPYPVTINVVNQKEGPRFQPSVKVVTISEDMTVTSINKVITTYAAIDSDTMKTATNVRYVKLIDEDNWLIIDQKTADIKLNKLPDRESKFLINGTYYAKIICITNDTPAKTATGTVAIQVEDFNDHCPKLTATTQTMCLHDKVIYVTAVDEDEFPNSAPFEFSVIDGSDKGKWTVEHHNETSAILRDQVNLWPGIYQVRLEVKDQQGISCGDAQVVDVTVCNCLKDTKACVARSTSTTGLGVGGVLLLLLGLLLLLLVPLLLLFCLCGGAAAGDFKPIPFDTKQQLISYHTEGQGEDKEVPLLQIPVEVDGGINTQDINKFTGKGRFDGMTEVGGGGFGNVINISTLTEEELHRYNLYKMLLAEQEGMKGGQEYHFSQYSGGLFDGMALSEQFLGEYYSRKSNHAAEQSEQKDALLVYDYEGQESLAGSVGCCSLLENENDLAFLNDLGPKFKTLAEICHGSSIAAEVDFPTNKPLSPVRPSTHTHVHTHSERIRDRDSVNVNTFDTSNVASGSSTIVKEERITERSHGSATLPKVHVQDKILIPNQTMLVQQPTMYYAATPMYVVEPQSNILLMGGTQQQAVGQIGHVGLGQGLVQVSGVQGSQGMVLVDRHVGMDGVTGKVAQGLSQGSVSRSRKVVVVENGSSGVEQGGHLAQGFVTTAQGSAGQVFEVRGPSFSVSSSGPTESTEDFSVTTTPRLQGSQKLVVQRKKVSVTERTVDSNTRA